aaaataaaaatttgtgtgtcatgtttttcttttcaagagAAAAATTAGAACTCTTCAATCAAgaactcgtcgtcgtcgtcgtcgtctttgtTGCTCTTATCGAGGTCAACCTCTTGGATTTCAGACGCTGTTGCCGCCACTTGGATCACTTCCGGAGTCGGACTGAACTTGACGCCAGCAGTGTCCTCTAACTTGCTCTCGACATTCGTTTTCTGTTTCAAGAATGTTTTAgcggttttttatttcaagattCCAATGTCAATCGGAAATGAGCTAGCACTCCCTTGCCAAATATACTCACCGGGTCACGTTTTCTAGACGGCCcggttttatttgattttttttttcaaaaataaaaattgggtttttttttacctgtttgCTGCTCTTATCCGTGGTGCTGTTCGGATCTTTTAAAATGCTTTTCTTCGGCAGTGGGGTCGGTGGACAGTACGCTTCCTCTTCGACAGTCTTTGTCTGAGTCGGTTGCACAGTTTTATCAACAACAGGTTTTTCTATACTGAAGCGAATGACGGGTGTCGATGAAGCTTTGAAAGTTTCCCCATAAAATTCCCTGTAAAATTGAGATTCGCCGAAATGTTAAGCGGCCAATCTTATTCGATTGGACGAAATTgtgataataaaataagaagcaTGAATTTTTCACCTGTTGTAGATATCGACCTGCCCTTCGGATGTTTCATCATCTTGAACACTCGATCGAGCAAACCTTAACAAAAAAGTTTCGTgaataacaaaaatcaaataaaaaaaacgaatgtcGATTTTTTTTCGAGTTGAAAATTCTTACGATCGCTGGTCCCAGTGTTTCTTGTCTACTTCCAATGATGCGGCTCCGACAGCTTTGCTCCAAGGACGTTCCGCCTTGCTGTGAAATCGTGCGCAACCAATTATTCGAATTtgcatttgatttttgaatcagcgcaaatcatcaaaaaatatatactgGACCGTACAATTTCTTGACATAAACCAAGTAGACGACGACGGCAACCAGGGCCAAGCCGAGCAATGCGCCCAAGACGGCGGTGGCGATCGTGTAACTTTGCACTTCTTGAGACAAGGTGTCGATCTTCGATTCGACTTGGTATTTTTGCGGGGCAGATAGACCTAAATTCTCGTCCACGGTCCAGTTTAATCCCGCAACATTTGCTTGATTGAATTTTCTGTTGAACCCGTGAGAAAATTGTTAAATCAAATCCATTAACGTTCATAATTTCTAATTATCGAACGTACTGAGTGAATTCGTCTCTCGTGATGAATGTCGTTTTATTAAGGGCGTAAAGAGTTATTTTGTAGTTGTAACCTTCGAGTGCTGATGGCGTGACACGAGCAGAAAGTGCAGGACTCTTTTCCATACGTAACACGACTACCTGACAGCCGAGAATGCGGCTCATATCAGAGGCCACCGTCTCATCTGTCAAGGAATCTGATTGACTTTTGGCATTCATTAGCGTGATGAAATTATCGCTCAACGGTTTGACCTATAAAAATACGTGAAAAACGAGATGAAGTGTCTCAAGGGcggccaaaaaattgaaatttgttcGTGTCCGTACAGTTATGTTGAGAGTCCCCTGCAGACCGTGTTTATCCCTGGCGGCGATTTGAACGGTGCGGCTCGTTTCCCAATTTAAAGTATCGACGCCTTTGACAAACAGAGAACCTGCCAGCAAATCCATGTCAAAGACATCGAATTCGTTCATGACGTGATAAGTCAGAGTGGCATTTTCTACTTGGTCACCATCGTACGCCTATAGAGTTGTGcaaatgtaaaattaatcatCCCAGCAAAAATTCCCACGAGAGTTAATTACTTTGACTGTGATGAGTGGCATTTGGACAGAAGGATCGAAATAGGTCCGGTCCGGATAGCCAATCAGGAGAGAAGAACCGTAACTGGCGAATTGCGGCGCTTCGTTGACATCCAACACGTCGATGTTGACGATAGTCGAAATGGGGGTCATCCTAGCATTGACTAGATTTTCGGCCGATATTGTCAGAACGATGCGCGTCCTGTCGTTTGTCCAATTGAACGGACTCACAACAACTACGTCTCCATTTTGGTTGACGTCGAAAGAatcttgaaaataattataaggTCGATCAattcacttgtttttctttcgtcgaGTTTCACAAAAATAATGCGGTCAGGcgagtcaaaaaataaattaaaaaatgttgcgtGTTTGAGCTACCTGTCATGGACGGGGGGCTGCACGAACTGATAGACAGGGTGTAGTCGTCAGTATTGGTATCGGTCGATCGCAAATCAACGTGACCGACTATTCCTGTCGTGCGTTCCGCAACCGGGAAGTCGTAGAGCGGCGAGCCGAACTGGGTTCCATTGCACGAGATCCCCGCAACCACCGAGATGACGATCTTTTCGTAACGAAAACATGTCGCTCAGTTCTGTGACCATTGTGATTCGACTTTTGCCTATAAGATGTGGTATGAACAATGAACATACCCGAGCACGATCCTTGTCACCGCTAGGAATT
The sequence above is drawn from the Daphnia pulicaria isolate SC F1-1A chromosome 1, SC_F0-13Bv2, whole genome shotgun sequence genome and encodes:
- the LOC124325004 gene encoding uncharacterized protein LOC124325004 isoform X7, whose protein sequence is MKSDAYVLVTGLMIAALASLPEVQSQDCVFISETQGIIPSGETESVKIDETEQKDKVILSLTTSSGNVSCLDKGTPFSKYIEYLHTENTNLKFSIKKEIGDDLDDGNVNKEGLLVGQCTLFCPQVTVPTSLFIAVTITPVNTQSPKFNASSVELTLDENFPKGLDFSYLIVEALGGPLTVSDKDLPSQNLKFGVSDERFKVLENETKRTEYNDTQGYLRFTYEPRIAVKSQLNSSESPITFNLIATDTGNPSKESLFPITVNIVPQDVRDPEFEKPYYTSAIPDSSFTGILPVKPNVLARDGDTIIDIQLRYEIVDKGGLNVKLKNAQPDKGVPIEIELTTEVEGTPTDKMRYIVIKAIQTDDDSRSETVALAVELPQAVVTTTTITSTLATCPPPTCPTSSTTPSETTTTPSCTTPITTPTTQQTCASCPPCTTVSTDTSTSCPTFDPTTDCPTATCPTTTAPPADSTVHFEKQQYASEILENSPVNTFIVELSATTTTSNEKPEYSLEKGYDAKYFQVDPKTGNVTTAQSLPVGDYLVDAIAQIPSGDKDRARIVISVVAGISCNGTQFGSPLYDFPVAERTTGIVGHVDLRSTDTNTDDYTLSISSCSPPSMTDSFDVNQNGDVVVVSPFNWTNDRTRIVLTISAENLVNARMTPISTIVNIDVLDVNEAPQFASYGSSLLIGYPDRTYFDPSVQMPLITVKAYDGDQVENATLTYHVMNEFDVFDMDLLAGSLFVKGVDTLNWETSRTVQIAARDKHGLQGTLNITVKPLSDNFITLMNAKSQSDSLTDETVASDMSRILGCQVVVLRMEKSPALSARVTPSALEGYNYKITLYALNKTTFITRDEFTQKFNQANVAGLNWTVDENLGLSAPQKYQVESKIDTLSQEVQSYTIATAVLGALLGLALVAVVVYLVYVKKFKAERPWSKAVGAASLEVDKKHWDQRSFARSSVQDDETSEGQVDIYNREFYGETFKASSTPVIRFSIEKPVVDKTVQPTQTKTVEEEAYCPPTPLPKKSILKDPNSTTDKSSKQKTNVESKLEDTAGVKFSPTPEVIQVAATASEIQEVDLDKSNKDDDDDDEFLIEEF